The Microbacter sp. GSS18 genome has a segment encoding these proteins:
- the pheA gene encoding prephenate dehydratase, which yields MSDLDAAAQTRRTYSFLGPAGTFTEAALAQVAEARDQHWRPVHNVGEALADVVEGRSDAAMIAIENSVDGGVSTAQDALATMPGLRIIGEYLVPVDFVLVGRPGARLEDVSLVSGHPVAYAQCLQWLTRTLPGHAHIPAASNVASAVGLLDGTSDADAAIAAPGIVEHHDLEVLASGIGDNPNAVTRFVLVSRPVVPPPPTGADKTSLIVELPDDHPGALLEMLEQFATRGINLSLLASRPIGDELGRYRFVVDADGHIENERMADALMGLRRFSPKVIFLGSYPRADRALVRYPDRYSDDVFVEARDWLRSLISGEPGV from the coding sequence ATGAGCGATCTCGACGCCGCGGCGCAGACCCGCCGCACGTACAGCTTCCTCGGCCCGGCAGGCACCTTCACCGAGGCGGCTCTGGCGCAGGTCGCCGAAGCCCGCGATCAGCACTGGCGGCCGGTGCACAACGTCGGCGAAGCGCTCGCCGACGTCGTCGAGGGCCGCTCGGACGCGGCGATGATCGCGATCGAGAACTCCGTCGACGGCGGCGTGTCGACCGCGCAGGACGCGTTGGCGACCATGCCCGGGCTGCGGATCATCGGCGAGTACCTCGTGCCGGTGGACTTCGTGCTCGTCGGCCGGCCGGGCGCGCGGCTCGAGGACGTCTCGCTCGTCTCGGGCCACCCCGTGGCGTACGCGCAGTGCCTGCAGTGGCTCACGCGCACGCTCCCCGGGCACGCCCACATCCCGGCGGCGAGCAACGTCGCCAGCGCCGTGGGGCTGCTCGACGGCACGAGCGACGCGGATGCCGCCATCGCCGCGCCCGGCATCGTCGAGCACCACGACCTCGAGGTGCTCGCCTCGGGGATCGGGGACAACCCGAACGCCGTGACGCGGTTCGTGCTGGTCAGCCGCCCGGTCGTGCCGCCGCCGCCGACGGGCGCGGACAAGACCTCACTCATCGTCGAACTCCCCGACGACCACCCCGGCGCACTGCTGGAGATGCTCGAGCAGTTCGCGACGCGCGGCATCAATCTGTCGCTGCTGGCGTCGCGCCCCATCGGCGACGAGCTCGGCCGGTACCGCTTCGTCGTCGACGCCGACGGCCACATCGAGAACGAGCGCATGGCCGATGCCCTCATGGGGCTGCGCCGCTTCAGCCCGAAGGTGATCTTCCTGGGCTCGTATCCGCGCGCGGATCGCGCGCTCGTGCGCTACCCGGACCGCTACTCCGACGACGTGTTCGTCGAGG
- a CDS encoding flavodoxin domain-containing protein codes for MARILVAYATKHHSTAEIAEAIADELRGHGHAADCVDAREARVDGYDAVVLGSAVYMGRWRREARRFLTHEADALALIPFWVFSTGPVGEPSGDDEKDSAWLEPAAVMQQAEALHVREHVVFGGRLPDDPHGFIETAMSRNTPEQYRDLRDWEQIRTWADRIADQL; via the coding sequence ATGGCACGGATCCTCGTCGCCTACGCGACCAAGCATCACTCGACCGCCGAGATCGCCGAGGCGATCGCCGACGAACTGCGCGGCCACGGGCACGCGGCCGACTGCGTCGACGCCCGGGAGGCCCGCGTCGACGGGTACGACGCCGTCGTGCTCGGCAGCGCCGTGTACATGGGCCGATGGCGCCGTGAGGCCCGGCGCTTCCTCACGCATGAGGCCGACGCGCTCGCGCTCATCCCGTTCTGGGTCTTCAGCACCGGCCCCGTCGGCGAGCCGAGCGGCGATGACGAGAAGGACTCGGCCTGGCTGGAGCCCGCCGCCGTCATGCAGCAGGCCGAGGCGCTGCACGTTCGCGAGCACGTCGTGTTCGGCGGCCGGCTCCCGGACGATCCGCACGGATTCATCGAAACGGCCATGTCGCGCAACACCCCGGAGCAGTACCGCGACCTGCGCGACTGGGAGCAGATCCGCACCTGGGCGGACAGGATCGCCGACCAACTCTGA
- the pgm gene encoding phosphoglucomutase (alpha-D-glucose-1,6-bisphosphate-dependent): MSRAGQPAEASDLIDIDELINAYYDRRPDPQVPEQRVAFGTSGHRGSSLSTSFNEWHILATTQAIVDYRNGQGIAGPLFLGRDTHGLSLPAERTAIEVLVANGVDVRVDSRDSWVPTPALSHAILAYNKERTETDAGRADGIVVTPSHNPPRDGGFKYNPPHGGPADTDATGWIAARANELIAAGLEGVQRTKYADIDGDTLDHYDFREHYVADLGQIIDVEAIKTAGVRIGADPLGGASVDYWALIGEKYDLDLTVVNPEVDPTWRFMTLDWDEKIRMDPSSPSAMASLVARREEYDILTGNDADADRHGIVTPDAGLMNPNHYLAVAIDYLCAHRPGWPASASVGKTLVSSMIIDRVVAAEGRALLEVPVGFKWFVPGLLDGSVVFGGEESAGASFLRKDASVWTTDKDGILLCLLAAEILAVTGKTPSQRYAELEAEYGSSAYQRVDAPATPAQKAALSKLAPETVTATELAGDPITAKLSHAPGNGAAIGGLKVQTEFAWFAARPSGTEDVYKLYAESLKGPEHLAQVQEEARAVVGAALADA, from the coding sequence ATGAGTCGCGCAGGACAGCCCGCCGAAGCATCCGACCTCATCGACATCGATGAGCTGATCAACGCCTACTACGACCGCAGGCCCGACCCTCAGGTCCCCGAGCAGCGCGTCGCATTCGGCACCAGCGGCCATCGAGGCTCGAGTCTGTCGACGAGCTTCAACGAATGGCACATCCTCGCCACGACGCAGGCGATCGTCGACTACCGCAACGGCCAGGGAATCGCCGGCCCCCTCTTCCTCGGGCGCGACACGCACGGGCTGTCGCTGCCCGCCGAGCGCACCGCGATCGAGGTGCTCGTGGCCAACGGCGTCGACGTGCGTGTGGACTCGCGCGACTCGTGGGTGCCGACGCCCGCGCTCAGCCACGCGATCCTCGCCTACAACAAGGAGCGGACCGAGACGGATGCCGGCCGCGCCGACGGCATCGTCGTCACGCCCAGCCACAACCCGCCGCGCGACGGCGGCTTCAAGTACAACCCGCCGCACGGCGGCCCCGCCGACACCGACGCGACGGGCTGGATCGCCGCCCGCGCGAACGAGCTCATCGCGGCCGGGCTCGAAGGCGTCCAGCGCACCAAGTACGCCGACATCGACGGCGACACGCTCGACCACTACGACTTCCGCGAGCACTACGTCGCGGACCTCGGTCAGATCATCGACGTCGAGGCGATCAAGACGGCGGGCGTGCGCATCGGGGCCGACCCGCTCGGCGGCGCCTCGGTGGACTACTGGGCGCTGATCGGCGAGAAGTACGACCTGGACCTGACGGTGGTCAACCCCGAGGTCGACCCGACGTGGCGCTTCATGACCCTCGACTGGGACGAGAAGATCCGCATGGATCCGTCGTCGCCGTCGGCCATGGCGTCGCTGGTCGCCCGCCGCGAGGAGTACGACATCCTCACCGGCAACGACGCGGATGCCGATCGCCACGGCATCGTGACCCCGGACGCCGGCCTGATGAACCCGAACCACTACCTGGCGGTCGCGATCGACTACCTGTGCGCGCACCGCCCCGGCTGGCCCGCCTCGGCATCCGTGGGCAAGACCCTCGTGAGCTCGATGATCATCGACCGCGTGGTCGCAGCGGAGGGCCGCGCGCTGCTCGAGGTTCCCGTGGGCTTCAAGTGGTTCGTGCCGGGCCTGCTCGACGGCTCGGTGGTGTTCGGCGGCGAGGAGTCCGCCGGCGCGTCGTTCCTGCGCAAGGACGCCTCGGTGTGGACCACCGACAAGGACGGCATCCTGCTGTGCCTGCTCGCCGCCGAGATCCTCGCGGTCACCGGCAAGACGCCCTCGCAGCGCTACGCCGAACTCGAGGCCGAGTACGGCTCGTCGGCCTATCAGCGCGTGGACGCCCCGGCGACGCCCGCCCAGAAGGCGGCCCTGTCGAAGCTCGCCCCCGAGACCGTCACCGCGACGGAGCTCGCGGGCGACCCGATCACCGCGAAGCTGTCGCATGCGCCCGGCAACGGCGCCGCGATCGGCGGCCTGAAGGTCCAGACCGAGTTCGCCTGGTTCGCCGCGCGACCCTCGGGCACCGAGGACGTGTACAAGCTGTACGCCGAGTCCCTCAAGGGACCCGAGCACCTCGCGCAGGTGCAGGAGGAGGCGCGCGCAGTCGTCGGCGCGGCACTCGCCGACGCATGA
- the phnD gene encoding phosphate/phosphite/phosphonate ABC transporter substrate-binding protein, producing MRNHKILGTVAVAAGLGLTLAGCAGGAGTSTEETAAADPESIVLGLVPSQDVDQLVTDGDTLAALLGDELGVPVEVNITDNYAGLVVAMQTDQAQIGMFGPIGLVQAQDEAGAVPVLQSVRFGDSVYVTQWFTNEPDRFCMTDIVTETDDDGVDYLFCNGTEEGNVGPLGEDALAEIAQDELIAFVDEGSASGYYYPATQLQSVGLDPFDLSGAFFAGGHPNAVRAVYDGDATVGVSFNDARSSIAEETPDVGTEVVVFAHSTLIPNDGVSVSGSLSEEWQQKITDAFLAIADTEEGAAALDAVYEIDGLVPADLDAIDQARAVYENFG from the coding sequence GTGCGCAATCACAAAATCCTCGGCACCGTCGCCGTCGCAGCGGGGCTCGGGCTGACGCTCGCCGGCTGCGCGGGCGGCGCCGGCACCAGCACCGAAGAGACCGCTGCCGCGGATCCCGAGTCGATCGTCCTGGGCCTGGTGCCCTCGCAGGACGTCGACCAGCTCGTGACCGACGGCGACACCCTCGCGGCGCTCCTGGGCGACGAGCTCGGCGTGCCGGTCGAGGTCAACATCACCGACAACTACGCCGGTCTCGTCGTGGCCATGCAGACCGACCAGGCTCAGATCGGCATGTTCGGCCCCATCGGCCTCGTGCAGGCGCAGGACGAGGCGGGCGCCGTGCCGGTGCTGCAGTCCGTGCGCTTCGGCGACAGCGTCTACGTCACGCAGTGGTTCACCAACGAGCCCGACCGCTTCTGCATGACCGACATCGTCACGGAGACGGATGACGACGGCGTCGACTACCTCTTCTGCAACGGCACCGAAGAGGGCAACGTCGGCCCGCTCGGCGAGGACGCCCTCGCCGAGATCGCCCAGGACGAGCTCATCGCGTTCGTCGACGAGGGCAGCGCGTCGGGGTACTACTACCCCGCGACGCAGCTTCAGAGCGTCGGGCTCGACCCGTTCGACCTGTCGGGCGCCTTCTTCGCGGGCGGGCACCCCAACGCCGTCCGCGCCGTGTACGACGGCGACGCGACCGTCGGCGTGAGCTTCAACGACGCCCGCAGCAGCATCGCCGAGGAGACGCCGGACGTGGGCACCGAGGTCGTCGTGTTCGCCCACTCGACCCTCATCCCCAACGACGGCGTCTCGGTCTCGGGCTCGCTGTCCGAGGAGTGGCAGCAGAAGATCACCGACGCGTTCCTTGCGATCGCCGACACCGAGGAGGGCGCCGCGGC